CCGCGCCAGTGCAGTTCGACCAGACCTACACCACGCCGGATCAGTCCCACGCGATGATGGAACCGCACGCCACGCTGGCGGCGTGGAAAGGCGATCAACTGACCTTGTGGACCTCGAATCAGATGATCGCGTGGAGCGTCGGCGACATCGCCACCACCCTCGGTCTGCCCAAGGAAAAAGTCCGGCTGATGTCGCCGTACATTGGCGGTGGTTTCGGCGGCAAACTATTCGTGCGCGCCGATGCGATCCTCGCCGCCCTCGGTGCGCGCATGGCTGGCAGGCCGGTGAAGGTCGCCCTCGCCCGCCCGCAGATCGCCAACAACACCACTCACCGTCCGGCGACGATTCAGCGCATTCGCATGGGCGCGACAGCGGAGGGCAAACTCACCGCGATCGCTCACGAAGGCTGGTCGGGCAATCTGGCGGAAGGCAAAGTCGAAGTCGCGGCGCAACCAAGCCAGTTGCTGTACGCGGCTGAAAATCGCTTGGTCAGCATGCGCCTCGCGCCGCTGGATCTGCCCGAAGGCAACGCCATGCGCGCACCCGGTGAAACCCCGGGGCTGATGGTCCTGGAAATTGCCATGGACGAAATGGCCGAGCAGCTCAAACTTGATCCGGTGCAGTTCCGCATTCTCAACGACACTCAGGTCGATCCGGTGAAAACCGAGCGACCGTTCTCGCAGCGGCGCCTGATCGAGTGCCTTCGGACCGGCGCCGACAAGTTCGGCTGGAGCCAGCGCAATGCGCAGCCGGGTACACGTCGCGAAGGTCGCTGGCTGATTGGCATGGGGGTCGCGGCGGCGATCCGCAACAACCTGCTGGTCAAGTCCGGTGCGCGGGTGCGGTTGGAGCGCGACGGCAAGATCACGGTGGAAACCGACATGACGGATATCGGCACCGGCAGTTACACGATCATCGCGCAGACGGCAGCCGAAATGATGGGCGTTGGCTTGAAGGATGTGAGCGTGCATCTGGGCGATTCGAGCTTTCCGGTGTCGGCAGGCTCCGGTGGGCAATTCGGCGCCAACTGCTCGACCGCCGGGGTATACGCCGCGTGCATGAAACTGCGTGAGGCGGTGGCTGGCAAGTTGGGCATGGCGGCGGATCAGGCGGAGTTTGTCGACGGTCAGGTGCGGCTCGGCGACAAGAGCCTGCCGATGCGCAACGCTGCGCAGGACGGCGTTGTGGTGGCTGAGGACAGCATCGAATTTGCCGACCTGGCCGAGCAGTATCAGCAGTCGACCTTTGGTGCGCATTTCGTTGAGGTTGCGGTGGATGCGGCGACCGGTGAAGTGCGGGTGCGCCGCATGTTGGCGGTGTGCGCGGCCGGGCGGATTCTCAACCCGAAAGCGGCGCGCAGTCAGGTGATCGGCGCGATGACCATGGGCGTCGGTGCGGCGTTGATGGAAGAGTTGGCGGTGGACAAGACGCTAGGGTTTTTCGTCAATCATGATCTGGCCGGGTATGAGGTGCCGGTGCATGCCGACATACCGCATCAGGAGGTGATTTTCCTTGATGAGACCGATCCGGTGTCTTCGCCGATGAAGGCCAAGGGTGTTGGTGAACTGGGGATTTGCGGGGTTAGTGCGGCGGTGGCTAATGCGATTTACAACGCCACGGGGGCTAGGGTGCGGGAGTATCCGGTTACGCTGGACAAGATCTTGTCGTCGTTGCCGGAGATGATGTGATGACCCGTTAAAAGCCCCTCACCCTAGCCCTCTCCCAGAGGGAGAGGGAACCGATTGGGGGATATTCAGGAGCTGCACCGACTTGAACGTCCTGCTGTGAATCCATAATCGATAGAGCACTTTCAGGTCGATGGATAACGCCAGACACCTCGGTCGGCTCCCTCTCCCTCTGGGAGAGGGCTGGGGTGAGGGAAACTGGAGAATTTCACCGACTTGAACGTCCTGTTGTGAATCCATAATCGACACAGCCATTTCAGGTCGATGTATGACGCAAGACACTGCGGTCGGCCCCCTTTCCCTACGAGCGGTCCGACGTTTCGGGAGGGCTGGGGTGAGGGAAGCGCTTCACTCGGATCGCGGATATTGCTCGGCACTCACCTGCTCCATCCACTCCACCACCTTGCCATCGAGCACTTCAGCAATCGCGATATGCGTCATCGCCGTGGTCGACGCCGCCCCATGCCAATGCTTGGCCCCCGGCGAAATCCACACCGTATCCCCAGGACGAATCTCACGCACCGGCTGCCCCCACTCCTGCACAAAACCGGAACCGGCCGTGACGATCAAGGTCTGTCCCAACGGATGCGTATGCCACGCGGTACGCGCGCCCGGCTCAAACGTCACCGTCGCACCACTGACCCGCGCCTCGTCTGTGCCTTTGAACGGCGCATCGACGCGGACCGTGCCCGTGAACCAGTCCGCCGGGCCTTT
This region of Pseudomonas sp. R84 genomic DNA includes:
- the paoC gene encoding aldehyde oxidoreductase molybdenum-binding subunit PaoC gives rise to the protein MKFDTPATTNPIDQLKVIGQPTDRIEGPLKTSGQAPYAYEQHEAVANQAYGVMVGSAIAKGRINNIDLEQAKAAPGVLAIVTAANAGKLGKGKYNAAHLLAGPEIQHYHQAVALVVAETFEQARAAAQMVKVDYVAAKGEFELASVRDQGVEPKDELPDVSHGDFAKAFAAAPVQFDQTYTTPDQSHAMMEPHATLAAWKGDQLTLWTSNQMIAWSVGDIATTLGLPKEKVRLMSPYIGGGFGGKLFVRADAILAALGARMAGRPVKVALARPQIANNTTHRPATIQRIRMGATAEGKLTAIAHEGWSGNLAEGKVEVAAQPSQLLYAAENRLVSMRLAPLDLPEGNAMRAPGETPGLMVLEIAMDEMAEQLKLDPVQFRILNDTQVDPVKTERPFSQRRLIECLRTGADKFGWSQRNAQPGTRREGRWLIGMGVAAAIRNNLLVKSGARVRLERDGKITVETDMTDIGTGSYTIIAQTAAEMMGVGLKDVSVHLGDSSFPVSAGSGGQFGANCSTAGVYAACMKLREAVAGKLGMAADQAEFVDGQVRLGDKSLPMRNAAQDGVVVAEDSIEFADLAEQYQQSTFGAHFVEVAVDAATGEVRVRRMLAVCAAGRILNPKAARSQVIGAMTMGVGAALMEELAVDKTLGFFVNHDLAGYEVPVHADIPHQEVIFLDETDPVSSPMKAKGVGELGICGVSAAVANAIYNATGARVREYPVTLDKILSSLPEMM
- a CDS encoding cupin domain-containing protein; translation: MNPIAASALTLSLLAGEVQANENPRVTVTPNGSQPSAKGPADWFTGTVRVDAPFKGTDEARVSGATVTFEPGARTAWHTHPLGQTLIVTAGSGFVQEWGQPVREIRPGDTVWISPGAKHWHGAASTTAMTHIAIAEVLDGKVVEWMEQVSAEQYPRSE